The Marinicella rhabdoformis sequence CTGGCCGTAAACTGTCGGAGGTACCATTAGTTGCCAGCATCCATGGTGGCCCTTTTAATCGCGTCAAAGGTGGATACAGCCCAGTCCAATATTTAGTCAACCAAGGTTATGCTGTTTTTCAACCAAACTTCAGAGCCTCTACGGGTTATGGTCTTCAATATTTATTGGCTGGTAAGGAAAAATTCAGTACCCGAGTGCAGCAAGACATTGTTGATGGGTTTGAGTATCTATTGGCTCAAGGCGTGGGTGATCGTGAAAAATTAGGCGTATTTGGTCACTCTTTTGGCGGCTACTCAGTACTGTCACTGATGTCTAGTTACCCCGATTTATTCAAGGCAGGTATTGCTACCGCACCGGGTACAGACTTGTTAGAACTGTTACAAACATTGGACAAGAAAGGCATCAATGAATATGACGGTGTACCACTCAGGTTTGCTCTGCCGGTCTTGTTTGCAGACATGGAAAACCCTGTAGTTGTTGAACAAATGAGAAAAACATCCCCAAGAAACAATGGTAATAAAATCACCAAACCTTTATTAATTTGGGGAGGTGGTAAGGATGAACGCATACCTATAACACACCTCAGGGAATTTGCTTTGAAATTAAGACAATCAGGTCAAACAATTGAATTTATAGAGGATAAATACACAGGGCACAACCCAAGCCCTAATGACAGCATTACGCCAAAATCCATGTTGTTTTTGGTTGCTGCGTTTCTGAATAAGCACATCAAAAATGTAGAAACTGAATCAGACACTGATATCAGCACATACATCAAGAAGCACAGGGTTTATTAAAAAGATTTCAGTTCTAAATCAAGGTGAATAACTCATTATTCACCTTGAAACCTAAACTCATATTATCTGTTTTAATAGATATGTTTTATGAAAGTGTCTTCACAACCATTTCACAAGCTTCAGTTTCGTCGCTGATGTAAACGGTGTCATCGCTGATGCTGACTGACCAGTCCATGTTGCGTCTGGCGAGGCTGGCCAATTGCTGTGTTTGGTTCCAGTCGAATTGGAAATACTTGACGTTTTTGAATGCGCTGACCTTGCCTTTGGTTTGCTCCCACCAGGTGTCTGACTTGCTATTGAAACTGTAGACCAAAACCTCTGGTGCTAAGCGGCTGGATTTTTTAATACGCTCAGGTGAGGGTTCACCCATGTCGATCCACATCTTCAATTGGTCATCCAATGTTTTGATCCAAATGTCTGGCTCTTCGACCACCGACAAGCCTTTGGTGAACTGCAGTTGTGCTTCATAATTGACTTGAACATTGAGGCAATATGCAATGATTCTCGCCATCATACGTTCTAAATTTTCTGAAGGGTGTAATGCAATGGTCAGACTGAAAGCATCATAATGATTGCGGTTCAAATCAGACAAGGCAATATTCAATTTATAGATGGTTGGCTTCAGGGCCATAAGACATGTGCTCAATATGTGGGATGTATATCAATAACAATTGTTAAAAAAACCCTCACGCTGGATAAGGGTTTTATTTAAACGTTTGTTCCGTTTTATTTTGAACGGTGCTGGTTGGCGTAATCTTCAACTTGTTGCCATACACGGAATAAATTACCTGACATGATTTTTTCAATGTCTTGCTCTGAGTAGCCACGTTTCAAAAGGCCGGCAATTAAATTTGGGTAGGTAGAAACGTCTTTCAAACCTGTTGGCAATGAGTCACCGACGCCATCGTAGTCAGAACCGATACCCACATGATCAATCCCTGCAATCTTCACCACATGATCGAAATGATCCAAAACAATATCTAAAGTAGCGAATTTTGTTGGGTTTTTTTCTAGGTATGCTTTAGAAAAAGCTTTGGCTTCTTCGCTGTCAATCGCAACACCCTTTTCTTTCAGAAATTTCATGCCAGCTTCTTTATAAGCATTGAAGCTTTCAATAGATTCTTGTGAAACAAATGTAGAACCAAAGTTGATAAAGATGACACCGCCTTTGGCTGCCATGGCTTTGATCATGTCATCACCCATGTTACGTTCAAAGCCTGGCGTGAAGTGACGTGCCGAAGAATGTGAAGCAATAACTGGAACTTTACTGGTTTCCATCACGTGTTCAAAGGCTTGGTCAGAAATGTGTGACACATCGACCATGATGCCGATGTTATTCATTGCTGTGACCAACTTTTTACCGAAATCAGTCAAACCTTGTGCAGGTCGCTTTTCATCATATGAAGAATCTGAAATGTGGTTACTCAAAGAGTGTGACAATGTGATGTATCGGATGCCACGGTCATAGAAATGTTTTAAGTTATCCATGCTGCCGGCAATTGGAGAACCGTTTTCCATACCCAAAGGCAAAGAAATCAACCCCTCTTTGAAATTGGCTTTCACTTGTGTTGGCGATGTCGCTAAGGCGAATTTATCTGGTGATTGTGCCACCATTTTTTCAACGCCATCAATCAACTCATTGGCAACGGCTGTGCTGTCACCCCCTTCCGCTTCAATGCTGGCAGGGATATAAATCGACATAAAAGGCGCATCCAGTCCACCTTTTTTAGCGCGAGGATAGTCAAAGTCACCGCTTTCGGTCGCTTGGCTAACGTCTTCATACTTTTCTTTCAAACGGTAAGGCACATCAACATGTAAATCAGCAATGACGTATTTTTTACTGATGGTTTCGGCTTGTTTCGCCAAATCTGATCCTGCTTGAACGGAAAACGTCAGGCCGAAAAGACACATGGCTGACAAAGTTTTGAGTTTGAATTTCATGACATAACCTTACCAAAAAAAGAGTGATTGTACACCAGCACAAAGTCGTTATCTGTTATCTAAACACTTATCAACTCAGTTATCTTGATTCAATTCCTTTTTATATCCACTTCAATGATTCTGTTGGTGCTGCTTTGGTGAATCAAAATATTTCCTTCTTTTGTCGCTCGCATGTGCCTGATGATCCCCGCATAAAATGATCCCGAGGGTATTGTCCA is a genomic window containing:
- a CDS encoding YaeQ family protein, whose product is MALKPTIYKLNIALSDLNRNHYDAFSLTIALHPSENLERMMARIIAYCLNVQVNYEAQLQFTKGLSVVEEPDIWIKTLDDQLKMWIDMGEPSPERIKKSSRLAPEVLVYSFNSKSDTWWEQTKGKVSAFKNVKYFQFDWNQTQQLASLARRNMDWSVSISDDTVYISDETEACEMVVKTLS
- a CDS encoding dipeptidase — translated: MKFKLKTLSAMCLFGLTFSVQAGSDLAKQAETISKKYVIADLHVDVPYRLKEKYEDVSQATESGDFDYPRAKKGGLDAPFMSIYIPASIEAEGGDSTAVANELIDGVEKMVAQSPDKFALATSPTQVKANFKEGLISLPLGMENGSPIAGSMDNLKHFYDRGIRYITLSHSLSNHISDSSYDEKRPAQGLTDFGKKLVTAMNNIGIMVDVSHISDQAFEHVMETSKVPVIASHSSARHFTPGFERNMGDDMIKAMAAKGGVIFINFGSTFVSQESIESFNAYKEAGMKFLKEKGVAIDSEEAKAFSKAYLEKNPTKFATLDIVLDHFDHVVKIAGIDHVGIGSDYDGVGDSLPTGLKDVSTYPNLIAGLLKRGYSEQDIEKIMSGNLFRVWQQVEDYANQHRSK